One Serinicoccus chungangensis genomic window carries:
- a CDS encoding DUF305 domain-containing protein gives MGDTTNRSRRLLRTAATAVLATTLSVAYLPGAVQADPDDIETSDNMTLLSNTPKQAPLEGFNSDIAFWGDYAFQGNYDGFRIWDISKPKDPELVTQVLCPGGQGDVSVSEDGSLLFMSVDSPRSDDTCSSTSGSILSPDSWEGMRIFDISDLESPDYVKAVRTDCGSHTHTLIPGEDEGTNYLYVSSYGPNSRFPNCQPPHDGISVVEVPTDDPASAAVVSEPVLFPDGGNPRTSGCHDITAYPERDLAAGACMGDGILMDISDPVDPQVVERVQDSNFAFWHSATFNDDGSKVVFTDELGGGGAATCNEAVGPNRGANAIFDIAYGDTASLDFRSYYKIPRYQEDTENCVAHNGSIIPVVKGDVMVQAWYQGGVSVFDFTDSDNPEEIAYFDRGPIDDDNLVLGGSWSAYYYNGHIYSSDITQGLDVLKVRGTKGDNRVKMDFLNAQTQYASTPGRSGSRPADAPGLDGKDVTSAVVPAAPGASAQVVPAPQAERMVAQSRQDMADHSDHDAMFMSMMVPHHYQAILMAQLAEDRMADPQLAALADRMLLEQQLEIDVMQGWQGAGGHPVTDEVAAYERMLADPAMREQMGMASPEQMQQLAEAEGAAFDALFVELMVPHHEGAIDMAVEEIIHGSDVTVQQLATDMMVTQGVQIDQMQRLVG, from the coding sequence ATGGGCGACACCACGAACCGGAGCAGACGTCTGCTGCGCACGGCGGCGACGGCGGTCCTCGCGACGACCCTGAGCGTCGCGTACCTCCCGGGAGCGGTCCAGGCCGACCCGGACGACATCGAGACCAGCGACAACATGACGCTGCTGAGCAACACCCCGAAGCAGGCGCCGCTGGAGGGCTTCAACTCCGACATCGCCTTCTGGGGCGACTACGCCTTCCAGGGCAACTACGACGGGTTCCGGATCTGGGACATCTCCAAGCCCAAGGACCCCGAGCTCGTCACGCAGGTGCTGTGCCCCGGCGGCCAGGGCGACGTGTCCGTCTCCGAGGACGGCTCGCTGCTCTTCATGTCGGTCGACTCCCCTCGCTCCGACGACACCTGCTCCAGCACGTCCGGCAGCATCCTCAGCCCGGACTCCTGGGAGGGCATGCGGATCTTCGACATCTCCGACCTGGAGAGCCCGGACTACGTCAAGGCCGTGCGCACCGACTGCGGCTCGCACACGCACACCCTGATCCCGGGTGAGGACGAGGGCACGAACTACCTCTACGTCTCCTCCTACGGTCCCAACTCGCGCTTCCCGAACTGCCAGCCCCCGCACGACGGCATCTCGGTCGTCGAGGTGCCCACGGACGACCCGGCCTCGGCCGCGGTGGTCTCCGAGCCGGTGCTCTTCCCGGACGGCGGCAACCCCCGCACGAGCGGCTGCCACGACATCACGGCCTACCCCGAGCGGGACCTGGCCGCCGGCGCCTGCATGGGCGACGGCATCCTCATGGACATCTCGGACCCGGTCGACCCGCAGGTCGTCGAGCGGGTGCAGGACTCCAACTTCGCGTTCTGGCACTCGGCCACCTTCAACGACGACGGCTCCAAGGTGGTCTTCACCGACGAGCTGGGCGGCGGTGGCGCGGCCACCTGCAACGAGGCGGTCGGGCCCAACCGCGGCGCCAACGCGATCTTCGACATCGCCTACGGCGACACCGCGTCGCTGGACTTCCGCAGCTACTACAAGATCCCCCGCTACCAGGAGGACACGGAGAACTGCGTCGCGCACAACGGCTCGATCATCCCGGTCGTCAAGGGTGACGTCATGGTGCAGGCGTGGTACCAGGGCGGCGTCTCGGTGTTCGACTTCACCGACTCCGACAACCCCGAGGAGATCGCCTATTTCGACCGCGGTCCGATCGACGACGACAACCTCGTCCTCGGTGGCTCCTGGTCGGCGTACTACTACAACGGCCACATCTACTCCAGCGACATCACGCAGGGGCTGGACGTGCTCAAGGTGCGCGGCACCAAGGGTGACAACCGGGTGAAGATGGACTTCCTCAACGCCCAGACGCAGTACGCGTCGACCCCGGGACGATCCGGCTCCCGCCCGGCGGACGCCCCTGGTCTCGACGGCAAGGACGTCACCTCCGCGGTCGTCCCCGCCGCCCCGGGCGCGAGCGCCCAGGTCGTCCCGGCGCCGCAGGCCGAGCGCATGGTCGCGCAGAGCCGCCAGGACATGGCCGACCACTCCGACCATGACGCGATGTTCATGTCGATGATGGTGCCGCACCACTACCAGGCGATCCTCATGGCGCAGCTCGCCGAGGACCGGATGGCCGACCCGCAGCTCGCGGCGCTGGCCGACCGGATGCTCCTGGAGCAGCAGCTCGAGATCGACGTCATGCAGGGCTGGCAGGGTGCGGGCGGCCACCCGGTCACCGACGAGGTGGCGGCCTACGAGCGCATGCTCGCCGACCCCGCCATGCGTGAGCAGATGGGTATGGCTTCGCCCGAGCAGATGCAGCAGCTCGCCGAGGCGGAGGGCGCCGCCTTCGACGCCCTCTTCGTCGAGCTGATGGTCCCCCACCACGAGGGCGCCATCGACATGGCCGTGGAGGAGATCATCCACGGCTCGGACGTCACCGTGCAGCAGCTGGCGACCGACATGATGGTCACCCAGGGCGTGCAGATCGACCAGATGCAGCGCCTGGTCGGCTGA
- a CDS encoding FAD-binding and (Fe-S)-binding domain-containing protein codes for MPRTTLKIPWSRLETSLGEQLGDGAVSRRPLDLHALAHDASHYLLTPELLVRPTSAAQVAAVMAACDRAGAPITFRSGGTSLSGQAVTDAVLVDTRRHFTGVEVLDGGARVRVEPGVTVRAVNARLAPYHRKLGPDPASEGACTLGGVIANNSSGMHCGTELNTYATLESLTVVLPSGTVIDSAAPDAEAELAAREPELVDGLLALRRRVLADPDSVATIRRLFAMKNTMGYGINALLDFDSPLDMLVHLLVGSEGTLGFVASAVLATVPVHPEVATGLLVFDTIGAATGSVPELAGTGVATAELLDAASLRVAQQDSRCPPRIAELAVDEHAALLVEWQGGDRAGLEAALEAARPTLDRLPLTTSARLTRDTRERAALWTVRKGLFSAVAGARPAGTNALLEDVVVGVDVLGETCVALTDLFAAHRYEGSVIFGHARDGNVHFLLNERFDDADSMRRYAAFTEDMVDLVLGRGGSLKAEHGTGRIMAPFVRRQYGDELYAVMWQLKRLIDPRGLLNPAAVLSDEPTSYLQDLKPSPPVEEEVDRCVECGYCEPVCPSKDLTLTPRQRIVVRRDIQSARAAGDHGLADALERDYDYDGTQTCAVDGMCQSACPVRIDTGDLTRRLRRESAGRLADAAWAGAARTWGTVSPLGGLALTTARLLPSGVPAAATRVVRAVAGADAVPLYDARLPGGGSRRRELAPDSPAAVLFSTCIGEMFGTEPGGHTGELGSGATGALVELCVRADVPLRTPAGIGGLCCGTPWKSKGMSSGYAVMAERVVHALREATEEGRLPVVVEASSCVEGLVVMLAERAPDLRVVDAVDFVRDTVLPRLDVRRTDRTVVVHPTCSSERSGSTEALVHLAQAVATEVVVPVSWGCCAFAGDRGLLHPELTASATAAEAAEVAGIVARVTPHPDPSPAAEPGFVSSNRTCEIGMTRATGHPYRHVLELLAEASRA; via the coding sequence GTGCCGCGGACGACCCTGAAGATCCCCTGGAGCCGGCTCGAGACCTCACTCGGCGAGCAGCTCGGAGACGGCGCGGTCAGCCGGCGGCCGCTGGACCTGCACGCGCTGGCGCACGACGCGTCGCACTACCTGCTGACCCCCGAGCTGCTGGTCCGCCCCACCTCGGCCGCGCAGGTGGCCGCCGTGATGGCGGCCTGCGACCGGGCCGGCGCGCCGATCACCTTCCGCTCCGGCGGCACCAGCCTGTCCGGTCAGGCCGTCACCGACGCGGTGCTGGTCGACACCCGGCGGCACTTCACCGGCGTCGAGGTCCTCGACGGCGGTGCCCGCGTGCGGGTCGAGCCCGGCGTGACCGTCCGGGCGGTGAACGCCCGGCTCGCGCCCTACCACCGCAAGCTCGGCCCGGACCCGGCCAGCGAGGGCGCCTGCACCCTGGGTGGCGTCATCGCCAACAACTCCAGCGGGATGCACTGCGGCACCGAGCTCAACACCTACGCCACCCTGGAGTCGCTGACCGTCGTGCTGCCCTCGGGCACGGTCATCGACTCGGCCGCCCCGGACGCCGAGGCCGAGCTGGCGGCCCGCGAGCCCGAGCTGGTCGACGGGCTCCTCGCGCTGCGGCGCCGGGTGCTGGCCGACCCGGACTCCGTGGCGACGATCCGCCGGCTGTTCGCGATGAAGAACACCATGGGCTACGGCATCAACGCCCTCCTCGACTTCGACAGCCCGCTGGACATGCTCGTGCACCTCCTGGTGGGCAGCGAGGGCACCCTTGGCTTCGTCGCCTCGGCCGTGCTGGCGACCGTGCCCGTCCACCCCGAGGTGGCGACGGGGCTCCTGGTCTTCGACACCATCGGCGCGGCGACCGGCTCGGTCCCCGAGCTCGCCGGGACCGGTGTCGCCACGGCCGAGCTGCTCGACGCCGCGTCCCTGCGGGTGGCGCAGCAGGACTCCCGGTGCCCGCCCCGGATCGCCGAGCTCGCCGTGGACGAGCACGCCGCGCTGCTCGTCGAGTGGCAGGGCGGTGACCGGGCCGGGCTCGAGGCCGCGCTGGAGGCGGCCCGCCCGACCCTGGACCGGCTGCCGCTGACGACGTCGGCCCGACTCACCCGGGACACCCGCGAGCGGGCCGCGCTCTGGACGGTCCGCAAGGGCCTGTTCTCCGCGGTCGCCGGCGCCCGGCCCGCCGGCACCAACGCCCTGCTCGAGGATGTCGTGGTCGGCGTCGACGTGCTCGGGGAGACCTGTGTCGCGCTGACCGATCTCTTCGCCGCGCACCGCTACGAGGGGTCGGTGATCTTCGGTCACGCCCGCGACGGCAACGTCCACTTCCTGCTCAACGAGCGCTTCGACGACGCGGACTCGATGCGCCGCTACGCCGCCTTCACCGAGGACATGGTCGACCTGGTCCTGGGCAGGGGCGGCTCGCTCAAGGCCGAGCACGGGACCGGCCGCATCATGGCGCCCTTCGTGCGCCGCCAGTACGGCGACGAGCTCTACGCCGTCATGTGGCAGCTCAAGCGGCTGATCGACCCCCGGGGCCTGCTCAACCCGGCGGCCGTCCTCTCCGACGAGCCCACGTCGTACCTGCAGGACCTCAAGCCCTCCCCGCCGGTCGAGGAGGAGGTCGACCGCTGCGTCGAGTGCGGCTACTGCGAGCCGGTGTGCCCCTCCAAGGACCTCACGCTCACCCCGCGCCAGCGGATCGTGGTGCGTCGCGACATCCAGAGCGCCCGCGCGGCCGGCGACCACGGGCTGGCGGACGCGCTGGAGCGCGACTACGACTACGACGGCACCCAGACGTGCGCCGTCGACGGGATGTGCCAGAGCGCCTGCCCGGTGCGCATCGACACCGGCGACCTCACCCGGCGGCTGCGCCGGGAGTCCGCCGGTCGGCTGGCCGACGCGGCCTGGGCGGGGGCCGCCCGGACCTGGGGCACCGTCAGCCCGCTCGGCGGGCTCGCGCTGACGACCGCGAGGCTGCTGCCCTCCGGGGTCCCGGCGGCGGCCACCCGCGTCGTGCGCGCGGTCGCGGGCGCCGACGCCGTGCCGCTCTACGACGCCCGCCTGCCCGGCGGTGGCAGCCGGCGGCGGGAGCTGGCCCCCGACTCCCCCGCGGCGGTGCTCTTCAGCACCTGCATCGGCGAGATGTTCGGCACCGAGCCCGGGGGGCACACCGGCGAGCTCGGCAGCGGTGCGACCGGCGCGCTCGTCGAGCTGTGCGTGCGCGCGGACGTCCCGCTGCGCACCCCCGCCGGCATCGGCGGCCTGTGCTGCGGCACGCCGTGGAAGTCCAAGGGGATGAGCAGCGGGTATGCCGTCATGGCCGAGCGGGTGGTCCACGCCCTGCGGGAGGCGACCGAGGAGGGGCGGCTCCCGGTGGTGGTGGAGGCGTCCTCCTGCGTGGAGGGGCTGGTGGTCATGCTGGCCGAGCGCGCCCCCGACCTGCGGGTGGTGGACGCGGTGGACTTCGTCCGCGACACGGTGCTCCCCCGGCTCGACGTCCGCCGCACCGACCGCACGGTGGTGGTGCACCCCACGTGCTCCTCGGAGCGCTCCGGCAGCACCGAGGCCCTGGTGCACCTCGCGCAGGCGGTCGCGACCGAGGTCGTGGTCCCGGTGTCGTGGGGGTGCTGCGCCTTCGCCGGGGACCGCGGCCTGCTGCACCCCGAGCTCACCGCGTCGGCCACCGCCGCGGAGGCCGCCGAGGTCGCGGGTATCGTCGCGCGGGTGACCCCGCACCCCGACCCGAGCCCCGCCGCCGAGCCCGGCTTCGTCTCCTCGAACCGCACCTGCGAGATCGGGATGACCCGGGCCACCGGCCACCCGTACCGGCACGTGCTCGAGCTGCTCGCCGAGGCGAGCCGGGCATGA
- the betT gene encoding choline BCCT transporter BetT encodes MTAKTEQAAPAPSPAEKPSGSPPVRLPVFVASLVGVVVFATWAILMPDRAYETIFSWTEWVGGTFGWFYIALGTAILVFVLFLGFSRYGTLRLGPAHSRPEFSTFAWASMLFAAGIGTDVMFFSVVEPVTQYISPPLIEGETVQAAREATVWTLFHYGITGWGMYALMGMALAFFAYRLNLPLAVRSALAPVFGRRIDGPLGHAVDTAAVLGTIFGVATSLGIGVVFLNFGLGELFGIQQGLAAQIGLIVLAITMAAISATTGVDKGIRFLSQLNVLLALGLAAWVLVTGRTQLLIEGVVMNVGDFVARFPSMTMDTMAYDGANEWMNLWTLFFWAWWVAWASFVGMFLARISRGRTIRQFVAGTMVIPFAYIVMWVSIFGNAALARVRGGDADFAAAAQEYDGRGFFMLLQDYPAAGLLVLLATAVGLLFYVTSADSGALVMGNLCSQLREVQEDCAPWLRIVWAAATGMLTIAVLAVGGIYALQYATVIMGLPFAVVLVLVMWGLFTALRTELRRVDAGNGTHAVLYAVGDGKADRETWKARVARATNFVDTEDAEAYLESVVDPALTEVAGELRSRGVEAETSSGTAPPDDQDNEGGRFVELRTGEDEHPFLYRVKISQHPVPTYGGRMIGNRDRYARLEVHLADGGQDYDVMGFTRSQVIHDCLDAYEAHLDFLRTV; translated from the coding sequence ATGACCGCCAAGACCGAGCAGGCCGCGCCCGCCCCCTCCCCCGCCGAGAAGCCGTCCGGATCACCCCCCGTCCGCCTGCCCGTCTTCGTCGCCTCCCTGGTGGGCGTCGTCGTCTTCGCGACCTGGGCCATCCTCATGCCCGACCGCGCCTACGAGACGATCTTCTCCTGGACGGAGTGGGTCGGCGGCACCTTCGGCTGGTTCTACATCGCGCTCGGCACGGCGATCCTCGTCTTCGTGCTCTTCCTCGGGTTCTCCCGCTACGGCACGCTGCGCCTCGGCCCGGCACACTCCCGCCCGGAGTTCTCGACCTTCGCCTGGGCCTCGATGCTCTTCGCCGCCGGCATCGGCACCGACGTCATGTTCTTCTCCGTCGTGGAGCCGGTGACGCAGTACATCTCTCCCCCGCTCATCGAGGGCGAGACGGTGCAGGCGGCCCGGGAGGCCACGGTGTGGACGCTGTTCCACTACGGCATCACCGGGTGGGGCATGTACGCGCTCATGGGGATGGCGCTGGCCTTCTTCGCCTACCGGCTCAACCTGCCGCTCGCCGTCCGCTCGGCCCTCGCGCCCGTCTTCGGCCGGCGCATCGACGGCCCGCTCGGGCACGCCGTCGACACCGCGGCGGTGCTCGGCACCATCTTCGGGGTGGCCACCAGCCTCGGGATCGGGGTCGTCTTCCTCAACTTCGGCCTCGGCGAGCTGTTCGGCATCCAACAGGGCCTGGCCGCCCAGATCGGCCTCATCGTCCTCGCCATCACGATGGCCGCGATCTCGGCCACGACCGGCGTCGACAAGGGCATCCGCTTCCTCTCCCAGCTCAACGTCCTTCTCGCCCTCGGCCTCGCGGCGTGGGTCCTCGTCACCGGCCGCACCCAGCTGCTCATCGAGGGCGTGGTGATGAACGTCGGTGACTTCGTCGCCCGCTTCCCCTCCATGACGATGGACACCATGGCCTACGACGGGGCCAACGAGTGGATGAACCTCTGGACCCTCTTCTTCTGGGCCTGGTGGGTGGCCTGGGCCTCCTTCGTCGGCATGTTCCTGGCCCGCATCTCCCGAGGCCGCACGATCCGGCAGTTCGTCGCCGGCACCATGGTCATCCCGTTCGCCTACATCGTCATGTGGGTCTCCATCTTCGGCAACGCGGCGCTGGCCCGGGTGCGCGGCGGGGACGCCGACTTCGCCGCCGCGGCGCAGGAGTACGACGGCCGGGGCTTCTTCATGCTGCTGCAGGACTACCCGGCCGCCGGACTGCTCGTGCTCCTGGCCACCGCCGTGGGTCTGCTGTTCTACGTCACCTCCGCCGACTCCGGGGCCCTGGTCATGGGCAACCTGTGCTCCCAGCTGCGGGAGGTGCAGGAGGACTGCGCGCCCTGGCTGCGGATCGTCTGGGCGGCGGCCACCGGCATGCTGACCATCGCGGTGCTCGCCGTCGGCGGCATCTACGCGCTGCAGTACGCCACCGTCATCATGGGCCTGCCCTTCGCCGTGGTGCTCGTGCTGGTCATGTGGGGCCTCTTCACGGCCCTGCGCACCGAGCTGCGCCGCGTCGACGCCGGCAACGGCACCCACGCCGTGCTGTACGCCGTCGGCGACGGCAAGGCGGACCGGGAGACGTGGAAGGCGCGGGTGGCCCGCGCGACGAACTTCGTCGACACCGAGGACGCCGAGGCCTACCTCGAGAGCGTCGTGGACCCGGCGCTCACGGAGGTCGCGGGGGAGCTGCGCAGCCGCGGGGTGGAGGCGGAGACGAGCAGCGGCACCGCCCCGCCCGACGACCAGGACAACGAGGGCGGCCGGTTCGTCGAGCTGCGGACCGGGGAGGACGAGCACCCCTTCCTCTACCGGGTCAAGATCTCCCAGCACCCCGTCCCGACCTACGGCGGGCGGATGATCGGCAACCGCGACCGGTATGCCCGGCTCGAGGTGCACCTCGCCGACGGCGGCCAGGACTACGACGTCATGGGCTTCACCCGCTCGCAGGTCATCCACGACTGTCTCGACGCCTACGAGGCGCACCTGGACTTCCTGCGCACCGTGTGA
- the betA gene encoding choline dehydrogenase, which yields MPERYDYVIVGGGSAGSALGNRLSSDPSTSVLVLEAGRNDFRFDPFIHMPAALPFPIGSRFYDWKYESDPEPAMGGRRIYHARGKVLGGSSSINGMIFQRGNPMDFERWAAEPGMQDWDYAHCLPYFKRMETVLLEDGRTGADAWRGGSGPLVLERGPASSPLFGAFFEATQEAGYPLTDDVNGYRQEGFAKFDRNVHRGRRLSAARAYLHPVEHRRNLSIETLATVTGLRMQGTRCTGVDYVRGGRLRRSVEAGEVILCGGAFASPQLLQLAGIGDPEVLGAAGVQTRVDLPGVGSNLQDHLEVYLQHSSTQPVSIAPWLAHHHKPRIGAEWLFGRRGVGASNHFEAGGFIRSNEQVEWPNLMFHFLPIAIRYDGSKPAETEHGIHGYQVHIGPMYADTRGHVHIRSADPAQRPSILFNYLSTDTDRREWVEVVRAARDILGQPAFAPFSGGEISPGPEVETDEQILEWVRGDAETALHPSCTAKMGGAEDGQAVVDPSTMRVHGTEGLSVVDASVFPFVTNGNIYAPVMMVAEKAADLIAGNTPLPASDVPWYRHGTGQPLYPPGDPRNDAWDAMQDPPSAERLRREAGSTSERNP from the coding sequence ATGCCTGAACGCTACGACTACGTCATCGTCGGCGGGGGCTCCGCCGGCTCCGCCCTCGGCAACCGGCTCAGCAGCGACCCCTCGACCTCGGTCCTCGTGCTCGAGGCGGGCCGCAACGACTTCCGCTTCGACCCCTTCATCCACATGCCGGCCGCCCTGCCCTTCCCCATCGGCAGCCGCTTCTACGACTGGAAGTACGAGTCCGACCCCGAGCCCGCCATGGGCGGGCGCCGCATCTACCACGCGCGCGGCAAGGTCCTCGGGGGCTCCAGCTCGATCAACGGGATGATCTTCCAGCGCGGCAACCCCATGGACTTCGAGCGCTGGGCCGCCGAGCCCGGGATGCAGGACTGGGACTACGCGCACTGCCTGCCCTACTTCAAGCGGATGGAGACCGTGCTGCTCGAGGACGGGCGCACCGGCGCCGACGCCTGGCGCGGCGGCTCGGGCCCGCTCGTGCTGGAGCGCGGCCCGGCCAGCTCCCCCCTCTTCGGCGCCTTCTTCGAGGCCACCCAGGAGGCCGGCTACCCGCTCACCGACGACGTCAACGGCTACCGCCAGGAGGGCTTCGCCAAGTTCGACCGCAACGTCCACCGCGGGCGCCGGCTGTCGGCGGCACGCGCATACCTGCACCCGGTCGAGCACCGGCGCAACCTCAGCATCGAGACCCTCGCCACCGTCACCGGCCTGCGCATGCAGGGCACCCGGTGCACGGGGGTGGACTACGTGCGCGGCGGGCGGCTGCGCCGCAGCGTCGAGGCCGGTGAGGTCATCCTCTGCGGCGGGGCCTTCGCCTCCCCGCAGCTGCTGCAGCTGGCCGGGATCGGCGACCCCGAGGTGCTGGGCGCCGCCGGGGTGCAGACCCGGGTCGACCTGCCCGGCGTCGGGTCCAACCTGCAGGACCACCTCGAGGTCTACCTCCAGCACTCCTCCACCCAGCCGGTGTCCATCGCGCCCTGGCTCGCGCACCACCACAAGCCCCGGATCGGGGCCGAGTGGCTCTTCGGGCGCCGCGGCGTCGGCGCCAGCAACCACTTCGAGGCCGGCGGGTTCATCCGCTCCAACGAGCAGGTGGAGTGGCCCAACCTCATGTTCCACTTCCTGCCGATCGCCATCCGCTACGACGGCAGCAAGCCGGCCGAGACCGAGCACGGCATCCACGGCTACCAGGTGCACATCGGCCCGATGTACGCCGACACCCGCGGCCACGTGCACATCCGCTCGGCCGACCCCGCGCAGCGCCCCTCGATCCTCTTCAACTACCTCTCCACGGACACCGACCGGCGCGAGTGGGTCGAGGTGGTCCGGGCCGCGCGCGACATCCTCGGCCAGCCCGCCTTCGCGCCGTTCAGCGGCGGCGAGATCTCCCCCGGACCCGAGGTCGAGACCGACGAGCAGATCCTGGAGTGGGTCCGCGGGGACGCCGAGACCGCGCTGCACCCCTCGTGCACGGCCAAGATGGGCGGCGCCGAGGACGGCCAGGCGGTCGTCGACCCCTCCACCATGCGGGTCCACGGCACCGAGGGCCTGTCCGTCGTCGACGCCTCGGTCTTCCCCTTCGTCACCAACGGCAACATCTACGCCCCCGTGATGATGGTCGCCGAGAAGGCCGCCGACCTCATCGCCGGCAACACCCCGCTGCCCGCCTCCGACGTGCCGTGGTACCGCCACGGCACGGGGCAGCCCCTGTACCCGCCGGGCGACCCGCGCAACGACGCGTGGGACGCGATGCAGGACCCGCCATCGGCCGAGCGGCTCCGACGGGAAGCCGGGTCCACCAGCGAGAGGAACCCGTGA
- a CDS encoding aldehyde dehydrogenase family protein: MSQLLIDGTWRDASDGGTRTILCPADQTEVGVVAEATADDAEAAVLAARRAFDEGAWPHTPAPERATLLRRVADRLAADRDEVARLESLDTGKRFVESQIDVDDIEAVFRHFADLAASEAGRVVDTGMPDVASKVVHEPVGVCSLITPWNFPLLQTSWKVAPALAAGNTFVLKPSELTPHTSVWLMHALADAGLPAGVANLVLGSGATVGPTLTSHDAVDLVSFTGGVETGRTIMAAAAPTVKRVALELGGKNPNVVFADADLPAAIDNALTAVFLDSGQVCSAGARLIVEESVHDEVVDTLVERARRIRLGGPFDEDAETGPLISEAHRDKVARYVAEALEDGAVLRCGGGPPEDADLADGWFYSPTVLDGCAQDMRCVHDESFGPVLTVETFSGADPDSAEDAAVAIANDTIYGLAGAVWTQNAGRAERVAGRLRHGTIWINDYHPYVPGAEWGGFKQSGIGRELGRAGLEEYRETKHIWHNTRPAPAGWFADHGTSTDTSTPTEAPDA, encoded by the coding sequence ATGAGCCAACTCCTGATCGACGGCACCTGGCGCGACGCCTCGGACGGAGGGACGCGGACGATCCTCTGCCCGGCCGACCAGACCGAGGTCGGTGTGGTCGCCGAGGCCACCGCGGACGACGCCGAGGCGGCCGTCCTGGCCGCTCGCCGCGCCTTCGACGAGGGCGCGTGGCCGCATACCCCGGCACCCGAGCGGGCGACGCTGCTGCGCCGGGTCGCCGACCGGCTCGCCGCCGACCGCGACGAGGTCGCCCGGCTGGAGTCGCTGGACACCGGCAAGCGCTTCGTCGAGTCCCAGATCGACGTCGACGACATCGAGGCCGTCTTCCGGCACTTCGCCGACCTCGCCGCGAGCGAGGCGGGCCGGGTCGTCGACACCGGTATGCCGGACGTCGCCAGCAAGGTGGTCCACGAGCCGGTCGGGGTCTGCAGCCTCATCACCCCGTGGAACTTCCCGCTGCTGCAGACCAGCTGGAAGGTCGCCCCCGCGCTGGCGGCCGGCAACACCTTCGTCCTCAAGCCCAGCGAGCTGACGCCGCACACCTCCGTCTGGCTCATGCACGCGCTGGCCGACGCGGGTCTGCCGGCCGGCGTCGCCAACCTCGTCCTCGGCTCCGGCGCCACCGTCGGCCCGACCTTGACCTCGCACGACGCGGTCGACCTCGTCTCCTTCACCGGCGGCGTCGAGACCGGCCGGACCATCATGGCCGCCGCCGCACCGACCGTGAAGCGGGTCGCCCTCGAGCTCGGCGGCAAGAACCCCAACGTCGTCTTCGCCGACGCCGACCTCCCCGCCGCCATCGACAACGCGCTCACCGCCGTCTTCCTCGACTCCGGGCAGGTCTGCAGCGCCGGCGCCCGGCTCATCGTCGAGGAGTCCGTGCACGACGAGGTCGTCGACACCCTCGTCGAGCGCGCCCGGCGGATCCGCCTCGGCGGCCCCTTCGACGAGGACGCGGAGACCGGGCCGCTCATCAGCGAGGCACACCGCGACAAGGTCGCCCGCTACGTCGCCGAGGCGCTCGAGGACGGCGCCGTGCTGCGCTGCGGGGGCGGTCCGCCGGAGGACGCCGACCTCGCCGACGGCTGGTTCTACTCCCCCACCGTCCTGGACGGCTGCGCGCAGGACATGCGCTGCGTGCACGACGAGTCCTTCGGCCCGGTCCTCACCGTCGAGACCTTCTCCGGCGCGGACCCGGACTCCGCCGAGGACGCCGCGGTGGCCATCGCCAACGACACGATCTACGGCCTCGCGGGGGCGGTGTGGACGCAGAACGCCGGCCGCGCGGAGCGGGTGGCCGGCCGGCTGCGGCACGGCACCATCTGGATCAACGACTACCACCCCTACGTCCCCGGGGCGGAGTGGGGCGGTTTCAAGCAGTCCGGCATCGGGCGCGAGCTGGGGCGGGCGGGGCTGGAGGAGTACCGCGAGACCAAGCACATCTGGCACAACACCCGTCCCGCCCCGGCGGGCTGGTTCGCCGACCACGGCACCAGCACCGACACCAGCACCCCCACGGAGGCCCCCGATGCCTGA
- a CDS encoding SRPBCC family protein: MSNVTESVDVEVPVKVAYDQWTQFESFPHFMEGVESVTQVTDTRNHWVVEVGGATREFDTEISEQHPEERVAWTTVEGDTKHAGVVTFHKLSDTTTRVTIQMDWDPEGLLEKAGALVGVDDRRVKGDAKRFKKFIESRQVPTGGWEGDVPRD; encoded by the coding sequence ATGAGCAACGTCACGGAGTCCGTGGACGTCGAGGTGCCGGTCAAGGTCGCCTACGACCAGTGGACGCAGTTCGAGTCCTTCCCGCACTTCATGGAGGGTGTGGAGTCGGTCACCCAGGTCACCGACACCCGCAACCACTGGGTCGTCGAGGTCGGCGGTGCCACCCGCGAGTTCGACACCGAGATCAGCGAGCAGCACCCCGAGGAGCGCGTGGCGTGGACCACCGTCGAGGGCGACACGAAGCACGCCGGGGTCGTCACCTTCCACAAGCTGAGCGACACGACCACCCGGGTGACGATCCAGATGGACTGGGACCCGGAGGGCCTGCTGGAGAAGGCCGGCGCCCTCGTGGGCGTCGACGACCGCAGGGTCAAGGGCGATGCCAAGCGCTTCAAAAAGTTCATCGAGTCGCGCCAGGTGCCGACCGGCGGCTGGGAGGGCGACGTCCCCCGCGACTGA